ATTCTCCGGCAGATGCAAAAGCATTTCTAGAATTTGCAAATATACTTGAGGCATTGCTTGATGTAGCTCTTCCCATGATGTGCACAGATTCACGCAGGCCTTCATTGAAAGCAATATTAAGCACGGTTCGTTCATCAATATCAAATCGTAGCCGGCTTGGCAAATTGGGAGCTCTTGCTCTTGGTTCGGCTGATCAGGCTATTGCCGAATATTTCGATCATCCTTTTGTTATTGCGGCTCTTTTGGGAATTGCCGGAGGTGCAGGCCCGATAGATGCTGACGGGAGCGGTCTTGGCAATATTATTGTCGCTCTTTTGCACAAGGTAGGTGTAGGACGGCCGGTTGGAGGTATGCAGTCATTATCTGACTCTCTCAAAAGATGTTTATACAAGTATGGTGGAACTGTTCTGACCGGAGTATCTGTAGAAGAAATTCTTGTTGAAAAAGGACGGGCAGAAGGAGTTCGCCTTGCCGATGGAGGTATCATAAGAGCTGATTGTGTACTGGCAGCCTGTGATCCCCGAACAGCATTGTGCCGTCTATTGCCTGATGATGCTTTAGACAGACGAATAAAAGCACGCGTAGAACATATTCCCGCAAATGCCCGTGGTGTTGCACCAATGAAGGTTGACCTTGCTCTCAAAGGTAAGGTCGAAATGTCAAAACATCAAAAACTGCGAAAAGATCATGTTGATCTTAGAAAATCGGCATTAATTATCGGTACGGCAGATGATATACGATCGTCTTTTACAAGCTCCATCCGTGGGGAATTAACCCCCGACCTTTACTTCTGGGCGGCTATTCCCACAGCCTGTGATCCTTCACAGGCGCCGGAGGATCAGGATGTTTTATATCTTTACCCACCCGCGGTTCCGGCTCTTCCGAAAGAAGGTTGGCAGGCTTTGCGCGAAAAGGCTGAGAAAACCATAATATCTAGGGCAAGCCGGTATTTTGACAATCTGGATTCGCTTGAAATCGGAAGATGGGTTGAAACTCCTGTAGATTTGGGTGCACGCACCGGGGCATTTAACGGATGTGTTACCCATGTGGATTTTGCCCTTCTTCGCTCCGGTCCATTGCGTCCGGCCTGGGGTCTGGGCGGATATGAAACTCCCATAAAAGGTCTTTTTTTAGGAGCGGCCGGCTCACATCCCGGAGGAGGTGTTTCCGGAATTCCGGGCAAGCTAGCGTCAAAGAGAGTGAGAAAATACTTAGCATGATTTAATGATGAAAATAATTAATTATAAATAAGGAGACAAAAGAACATGACTATCAAATTAGGAGAAATGAAAGGGGCAGGGCCCTATTACGGAAAATCACTTGATGAACTGAATGCCAGTTTAAGTTGGGGACCTGAAGAGGAAAGAGAGATAGAACGTTACTGTGAGAAGATTCATAAAAATATCAAAGAAGAAGAAATGACTCCGATGGAACGTTTTAAGGCTACTATGGAAGGCAAGGAAAGAGATCGTCTGCTTGTGGAGCCGTTTTTTTTCCCAACCTATGCCCTGCGTACCTTGGACGGGTTTGCCGATGCCGTTAAAGCCATTGATGCTTACTTTTATCCCAAATTGCTGGTTAAATCTCATCTGGCAACAACTGCCCGCTATAAGTTGGACACAATGTTTTGTGCACCAATTTCTTATGGCGAAAATTTATTTGGCTGGAATTCGATGTTTATTGAAAACGGCAATCCGGTGCATGATGGAGATCCGCTTATAAAAACTATTGAAGATCTTGAAGGGCTTGAGGCTCCCGATCCCACAAAACACGGCATGTTTGCCCAATACCTCTGGTTTTGCCAGGAATCAAGAAGAATATTTGATAAATATGGTTTGAGCGACAAAATACCTATTGAAGGATCATTTTGTGAAGGACCGGACGGTTTTGCCTGCTCGCATATGGTAGGTTACAATCAATATTTAAAGCATCTTCGCAAGAATCCTGAATTTTGCAAGAAACTATCAAATAGGGCCTCCGACTGGCTGATAAAACTTGGCATAGCAGTAAGTAATTTGGGAAAAGTAGATTACAGCTATATGTGTTCTCTAGTCGGAATGTATCCCATTAAAGGTGTAGAGTGGATAGCCGGAGAGTATGCAAGGATTGGCAAGGCTGTAAAAGCAGCGGTAAAAAAGCCCATTGTACACGCCTGGGCCTTCGATGGAGCAACCGATTGGCTGGATGAATTACTTAAAGCCGGTGCCTTGGGAGATGACAGCTTCGATGGGATTATGTGCACAGGAGATATTAACAGATACAACATAGTAAATGATTTTGTACAAGAACATAACATGTACGGATGCTATGCTCCTTCAGATAAATTACTTGTGAGCGGACCTATGTCTAAAATAGAAGAAGAGATAAAAGGAAGATGTGATGCCGCCAAAAAAATACCCAACAACAGATGTACGATAGGTTTGGGTGCTATTGATTATTATACAACCCCGGAACATATGGACGCCAGTATAGAAGCAGCTAGAAAATTTGCCAAGATGTAAGAATGATAACAAAGGAAGGTGAGTACTATGTCAAATAAAGCAGAAATGTTGGTAAAGATGAAAGAAGCCGTCATGGATCTTGATGACGACTTATTGTTTGAGTTGATTGACGAAGGGCTTAAAATGGATATTAGCCCACTTGATATGATCATAGAAGGTATGAATCCCGGTTTAAACATCATAGGCGAGGGATTTGATACAGGCAAGCGGTTCATGAGCGACCTTATAATTGCTGGTGACATGTTAAATGATGCTACCGACAAACTGCGTCCTTTGATTGAGGCAGGCGGCGAGCCCATGGGAGAGACGATGATAATCGGAACGGTTGAAGGAGATGTGCATTTTATCGGAAAGCGCATAGTTGGAGCCGTATTTACCGCTAATGGATATAATGTAGTTGATATTGGTGAGAACAAATCTGCCAAGGACTTTGCGGAAGCCGCAAAAAAACATAATGCAACTGTAGTAGGCGCTTCAGCTATTTTATCTCCTGTGAAAGCTTATTGTGGGAATGTAAATAAAGCACTTATTGATGTAGGTGTTCGGGATAATTTGATTTACATTGTTGGGGGCTGGGCTTTTACAGATGAGCAGGCTGAAGAGTATGGGGCTGATGCTGCAGCTATCAGCGCTATTGAAGCTATTCGCAAGGTTAAGATGTTAAAATCGGGTGAAGTACCCATGCTGAAGAACAGGTAGTAATTGTCTCTCTAAAAGCGAATATCGAATAAAGAACAAGGAATAAGGAATATTAAAGGAAGATAAAAGATATAAGTTAACAACCCCCTTGCCCCCTTTTCTAAGGGGGAATATTTGAGCTGGTTTAACCTTATTAAATGTAGAATATCTGAGGCTTGTAACCAGCACCAAATGATAAAGTAAGGCGTTAAAATTCCCCCTTAAAAAAGGGGGATAAAGGGGGTTGTTTAAAATCCGCCAAATACTTCACAATTCGAAATTCCTTTTTCGATATTCGATATTCAGTTTTTTAAAAAAGTCTACATGAAGAGGTATTGATATATGGAAAACCTATGGGGTTATGAACTAGTATTTCCGGAAGATGTTTTATATTCACTTGAATTGCTTTGGGTAAAGGAAGAGAATGGAAAGATACGCGCCGGTTTAAGCGATATAATCGTAAGATCGGCAAAGAAACTGGTAACCATAAAAATGACATGCGATGCAGGAGTTTCTGTAAATAAAGGCGATTCGATCGGAACAGTTGAGACAAGTAAAGCCGTTCGTGAAATTATTACCCCTGTTTCAGGTACGGTTACTGCCGTCAATCCGGAAATATCCGCTGGAGATCCGGCGTTGATAATGAAAGATCCTTATGGAAAAGGCTGGCTTGTGGAGATAGAGAAAACAGGCGATACCGATGCACAGCTTAAAGAGCTGATGAAAGGCGATGAGAATGAAACAAAGGAATGGTTAGAGGAACAAGCGGAAGATATTGTTCCAATGGCATAGGCAATTTTTATTGTAACTATTCAGGTTCACTATGAGTAGTTATCTTTTATTATAGGAGTGATAAAGAAGTGTTAGCATTTACTCAGGAACAAAAAACCTATACGATAGGTGATGTAACA
This genomic interval from Pseudomonadota bacterium contains the following:
- a CDS encoding NAD(P)/FAD-dependent oxidoreductase; this translates as MNMPMQSLTKSEMQTNVVIIGAGHNGLVASCYLAKAGYKVVVVEAQKNVGGMTSSGPFIKSAPEHIIHPCAVDTIFIRTSGIIEELDLKNHGFSSIDHDPSYAYLAPDGESIAFWRDPAKTADEIKRYSPADAKAFLEFANILEALLDVALPMMCTDSRRPSLKAILSTVRSSISNRSRLGKLGALALGSADQAIAEYFDHPFVIAALLGIAGGAGPIDADGSGLGNIIVALLHKVGVGRPVGGMQSLSDSLKRCLYKYGGTVLTGVSVEEILVEKGRAEGVRLADGGIIRADCVLAACDPRTALCRLLPDDALDRRIKARVEHIPANARGVAPMKVDLALKGKVEMSKHQKLRKDHVDLRKSALIIGTADDIRSSFTSSIRGELTPDLYFWAAIPTACDPSQAPEDQDVLYLYPPAVPALPKEGWQALREKAEKTIISRASRYFDNLDSLEIGRWVETPVDLGARTGAFNGCVTHVDFALLRSGPLRPAWGLGGYETPIKGLFLGAAGSHPGGGVSGIPGKLASKRVRKYLA
- a CDS encoding cobalamin-dependent protein (Presence of a B(12) (cobalamin)-binding domain implies dependence on cobalamin itself, in one of its several forms, or in some unusual lineages, dependence on a cobalamin-like analog.), whose amino-acid sequence is MSNKAEMLVKMKEAVMDLDDDLLFELIDEGLKMDISPLDMIIEGMNPGLNIIGEGFDTGKRFMSDLIIAGDMLNDATDKLRPLIEAGGEPMGETMIIGTVEGDVHFIGKRIVGAVFTANGYNVVDIGENKSAKDFAEAAKKHNATVVGASAILSPVKAYCGNVNKALIDVGVRDNLIYIVGGWAFTDEQAEEYGADAAAISAIEAIRKVKMLKSGEVPMLKNR
- a CDS encoding glycine cleavage system protein H, whose amino-acid sequence is MENLWGYELVFPEDVLYSLELLWVKEENGKIRAGLSDIIVRSAKKLVTIKMTCDAGVSVNKGDSIGTVETSKAVREIITPVSGTVTAVNPEISAGDPALIMKDPYGKGWLVEIEKTGDTDAQLKELMKGDENETKEWLEEQAEDIVPMA